The Camelus bactrianus isolate YW-2024 breed Bactrian camel chromosome 32, ASM4877302v1, whole genome shotgun sequence genome includes a region encoding these proteins:
- the TXNRD2 gene encoding thioredoxin reductase 2, mitochondrial isoform X7, with product MHQAALLGGSLHDASHFGWEVAQPIRHDWRKMAEAVQNYVKSLNWGHRVQLQDRKVKYFNFKASFVNKHTVCGVSKGGKETLLSAEHIVIATGGRPRYPTHIEGALEYGITSDDIFWLKESPGRTLVVGASYVALECAGFLTGLGLDATVMMRSVPLRAFDQQMASLVTNHMASHGTRFLRGCIPLKVERLSDGQLQVTWVDLASDRKDTGTFDTVLWAVVFPVRGLPALSLVSCP from the exons ATGCACCAGGCGGCGCTGCTGGGAGGCAGCCTCCACGACGCCTCCCACTTTGGCTGGGAGGTGGCCCAGCCCATCCGGCATGACTG GAGGAAAATGGCAGAAGCTGTTCAAAACTATGTGAAGTCCCTGAACTGGGGGCACCGGGTCCAGCTGCAGGACAG aaaagtcAAGTACTTTAACTTTAAGGCCAGCTTTGTCAATAAACACACGGTTTGCGGTGTCTCAAAAGGTGGGAAAGAG ACTCTGCTTTCAGCCGAGCACATCGTCATCGCTACCGGGGGCCGGCCGAGGTACCCCACGCAC ATTGAAGGTGCCTTGGAATACGGGATTACAAGTGACGACATCTTCTGGCTGAAGGAATCCCCAGGAAGAAC GTTGGTGGTCGGAGCCAGCT ACGTAGCCCTGGAGTGTGCCGGCTTCCTCACCGGGCTCGGCCTGGACGCCACCGTCATGATGCGCAGTGTCCCGCTCCGGGCTTTCGACCAG CAAATGGCTTCCTTGGTCACAAATCACATGGCATCTCATGGCACCCGGTTCCTGAGGGGCTGCATCCCCTTGAAAGTGGAGAGGCTCTCAGACGGCCAGCTCCAGGTCACCTGGGTGGACCTCGCCTCTGACAGGAAGGACACAGGCACCTTTGACACCGTCCTGTGGGCCGTAG TGTTTCCAGTCCGCGGTCTGCCTGCGCTGAGCCTGGTCAGCTGTCCCTGA
- the TXNRD2 gene encoding thioredoxin reductase 2, mitochondrial isoform X5: MAALRGPAGRFRWRVRAVPGGARGAAAGQQCYDLLVIGGGSGGLACAKEGTRWGLGGTCVNVGCIPKKLMHQAALLGGSLHDASHFGWEVAQPIRHDWRKMAEAVQNYVKSLNWGHRVQLQDRKVKYFNFKASFVNKHTVCGVSKGGKETLLSAEHIVIATGGRPRYPTHIEGALEYGITSDDIFWLKESPGRTLVVGASYVALECAGFLTGLGLDATVMMRSVPLRAFDQQMASLVTNHMASHGTRFLRGCIPLKVERLSDGQLQVTWVDLASDRKDTGTFDTVLWAVGRVPETGSLNLEKAGVRTSPDTQKILVDAQEATSVPHIYAIGDVAEGRPELTPTAIMAGRLLARRLCGQSSDLMDYDNVPTTVFTPLEYGCVGLSEEEAVARHGEDSVEVYHAYYKPLEFTVPERDASQCYIKVVCLREPPRLVLGLHFLGPNAGEVTQGFALGIKCGASYEQVMRTVGIHPTCAEEVVKLRISKRSGLDPTVTGC; the protein is encoded by the exons atggCGGCGCTGCGAGGACCGGCCGGGCGCTTCCGGTGGCGCGTGCGGGCCGTgccgggcggggcgcggggcgcggcaG CAGGACAGCAGTGCTATGACCTCCTGGTGATCGGCGGGGGATCTGGCGGCCTGGCCTGTGCCAAGGAAG GTACCAGGTGGGGCCTCGGTGGCACCTGCGTGAATGTCGGCTGCATCCCCAAGAAGCTGATGCACCAGGCGGCGCTGCTGGGAGGCAGCCTCCACGACGCCTCCCACTTTGGCTGGGAGGTGGCCCAGCCCATCCGGCATGACTG GAGGAAAATGGCAGAAGCTGTTCAAAACTATGTGAAGTCCCTGAACTGGGGGCACCGGGTCCAGCTGCAGGACAG aaaagtcAAGTACTTTAACTTTAAGGCCAGCTTTGTCAATAAACACACGGTTTGCGGTGTCTCAAAAGGTGGGAAAGAG ACTCTGCTTTCAGCCGAGCACATCGTCATCGCTACCGGGGGCCGGCCGAGGTACCCCACGCAC ATTGAAGGTGCCTTGGAATACGGGATTACAAGTGACGACATCTTCTGGCTGAAGGAATCCCCAGGAAGAAC GTTGGTGGTCGGAGCCAGCT ACGTAGCCCTGGAGTGTGCCGGCTTCCTCACCGGGCTCGGCCTGGACGCCACCGTCATGATGCGCAGTGTCCCGCTCCGGGCTTTCGACCAG CAAATGGCTTCCTTGGTCACAAATCACATGGCATCTCATGGCACCCGGTTCCTGAGGGGCTGCATCCCCTTGAAAGTGGAGAGGCTCTCAGACGGCCAGCTCCAGGTCACCTGGGTGGACCTCGCCTCTGACAGGAAGGACACAGGCACCTTTGACACCGTCCTGTGGGCCGTAG GTCGAGTTCCGGAAACTGGAAGTCTGAATTTGGAGAAGGCTGGTGTCCGGACCAGCCCCGACACTCAGAAGATCCTGGTGGACGCCCAGGAAGCCACCTCCGTTCCCCACATCTACGCCATCGGAGACGTGGCAGAG GGGCGGCCTGAGCTGACGCCTACGGCTATCATGGCCGGGAGGCTCTTGGCGCGGCGGCTCTGTGGCCAGTCCTCAGACCTGATGGATTACGACAAT GTCCCCACGACGGTCTTCACCCCTCTGGAGTATGGCTGTGTGGGGCTGTCAGAGGAGGAGGCTGTGGCTCGCCATGGAGAGGACAGTGTGGAG GTGTATCACGCGTATTATAAACCACTAGAGTTCACGGTGCCAGAACGGGATGCGTCCCAGTGTTACATAAAG GTGGTGTGCCTGCGGGAGCCCCCACGGCTGGTGCTGGGCCTGCACTTTCTTGGCCCTAATGCGGGCGAAGTTACTCAAGGATTTGCTCTGGGGATCAA GTGTGGGGCTTCCTACGAGCAGGTGATGCGGACTGTGGGCATCCACCCCACTTGCGCTGAGGAGGTGGTCAAGCTGCGCATCTCCAAGCGCTCGGGCCTGGACCCTACCGTGACGGGTTGCTGA
- the TXNRD2 gene encoding thioredoxin reductase 2, mitochondrial isoform X3, with the protein MAALRGPAGRFRWRVRAVPGGARGAAGQQCYDLLVIGGGSGGLACAKEAAQLGKKVAVVDYVEPSPRGTRWGLGGTCVNVGCIPKKLMHQAALLGGSLHDASHFGWEVAQPIRHDWRKMAEAVQNYVKSLNWGHRVQLQDRKVKYFNFKASFVNKHTVCGVSKGGKETLLSAEHIVIATGGRPRYPTHIEGALEYGITSDDIFWLKESPGRTLVVGASYVALECAGFLTGLGLDATVMMRSVPLRAFDQQMASLVTNHMASHGTRFLRGCIPLKVERLSDGQLQVTWVDLASDRKDTGTFDTVLWAVGRVPETGSLNLEKAGVRTSPDTQKILVDAQEATSVPHIYAIGDVAEGRPELTPTAIMAGRLLARRLCGQSSDLMDYDNVPTTVFTPLEYGCVGLSEEEAVARHGEDSVEVYHAYYKPLEFTVPERDASQCYIKVVCLREPPRLVLGLHFLGPNAGEVTQGFALGIKCGASYEQVMRTVGIHPTCAEEVVKLRISKRSGLDPTVTGC; encoded by the exons atggCGGCGCTGCGAGGACCGGCCGGGCGCTTCCGGTGGCGCGTGCGGGCCGTgccgggcggggcgcggggcgcggcaG GACAGCAGTGCTATGACCTCCTGGTGATCGGCGGGGGATCTGGCGGCCTGGCCTGTGCCAAGGAAG CCGCTCAGCTGGGAAAGAAGGTGGCCGTGGTGGACTATGTGGAGCCTTCCCCCCGAG GTACCAGGTGGGGCCTCGGTGGCACCTGCGTGAATGTCGGCTGCATCCCCAAGAAGCTGATGCACCAGGCGGCGCTGCTGGGAGGCAGCCTCCACGACGCCTCCCACTTTGGCTGGGAGGTGGCCCAGCCCATCCGGCATGACTG GAGGAAAATGGCAGAAGCTGTTCAAAACTATGTGAAGTCCCTGAACTGGGGGCACCGGGTCCAGCTGCAGGACAG aaaagtcAAGTACTTTAACTTTAAGGCCAGCTTTGTCAATAAACACACGGTTTGCGGTGTCTCAAAAGGTGGGAAAGAG ACTCTGCTTTCAGCCGAGCACATCGTCATCGCTACCGGGGGCCGGCCGAGGTACCCCACGCAC ATTGAAGGTGCCTTGGAATACGGGATTACAAGTGACGACATCTTCTGGCTGAAGGAATCCCCAGGAAGAAC GTTGGTGGTCGGAGCCAGCT ACGTAGCCCTGGAGTGTGCCGGCTTCCTCACCGGGCTCGGCCTGGACGCCACCGTCATGATGCGCAGTGTCCCGCTCCGGGCTTTCGACCAG CAAATGGCTTCCTTGGTCACAAATCACATGGCATCTCATGGCACCCGGTTCCTGAGGGGCTGCATCCCCTTGAAAGTGGAGAGGCTCTCAGACGGCCAGCTCCAGGTCACCTGGGTGGACCTCGCCTCTGACAGGAAGGACACAGGCACCTTTGACACCGTCCTGTGGGCCGTAG GTCGAGTTCCGGAAACTGGAAGTCTGAATTTGGAGAAGGCTGGTGTCCGGACCAGCCCCGACACTCAGAAGATCCTGGTGGACGCCCAGGAAGCCACCTCCGTTCCCCACATCTACGCCATCGGAGACGTGGCAGAG GGGCGGCCTGAGCTGACGCCTACGGCTATCATGGCCGGGAGGCTCTTGGCGCGGCGGCTCTGTGGCCAGTCCTCAGACCTGATGGATTACGACAAT GTCCCCACGACGGTCTTCACCCCTCTGGAGTATGGCTGTGTGGGGCTGTCAGAGGAGGAGGCTGTGGCTCGCCATGGAGAGGACAGTGTGGAG GTGTATCACGCGTATTATAAACCACTAGAGTTCACGGTGCCAGAACGGGATGCGTCCCAGTGTTACATAAAG GTGGTGTGCCTGCGGGAGCCCCCACGGCTGGTGCTGGGCCTGCACTTTCTTGGCCCTAATGCGGGCGAAGTTACTCAAGGATTTGCTCTGGGGATCAA GTGTGGGGCTTCCTACGAGCAGGTGATGCGGACTGTGGGCATCCACCCCACTTGCGCTGAGGAGGTGGTCAAGCTGCGCATCTCCAAGCGCTCGGGCCTGGACCCTACCGTGACGGGTTGCTGA
- the TXNRD2 gene encoding thioredoxin reductase 2, mitochondrial isoform X6, which yields MAALRGPAGRFRWRVRAVPGGARGAAGQQCYDLLVIGGGSGGLACAKEGTRWGLGGTCVNVGCIPKKLMHQAALLGGSLHDASHFGWEVAQPIRHDWRKMAEAVQNYVKSLNWGHRVQLQDRKVKYFNFKASFVNKHTVCGVSKGGKETLLSAEHIVIATGGRPRYPTHIEGALEYGITSDDIFWLKESPGRTLVVGASYVALECAGFLTGLGLDATVMMRSVPLRAFDQQMASLVTNHMASHGTRFLRGCIPLKVERLSDGQLQVTWVDLASDRKDTGTFDTVLWAVGRVPETGSLNLEKAGVRTSPDTQKILVDAQEATSVPHIYAIGDVAEGRPELTPTAIMAGRLLARRLCGQSSDLMDYDNVPTTVFTPLEYGCVGLSEEEAVARHGEDSVEVYHAYYKPLEFTVPERDASQCYIKVVCLREPPRLVLGLHFLGPNAGEVTQGFALGIKCGASYEQVMRTVGIHPTCAEEVVKLRISKRSGLDPTVTGC from the exons atggCGGCGCTGCGAGGACCGGCCGGGCGCTTCCGGTGGCGCGTGCGGGCCGTgccgggcggggcgcggggcgcggcaG GACAGCAGTGCTATGACCTCCTGGTGATCGGCGGGGGATCTGGCGGCCTGGCCTGTGCCAAGGAAG GTACCAGGTGGGGCCTCGGTGGCACCTGCGTGAATGTCGGCTGCATCCCCAAGAAGCTGATGCACCAGGCGGCGCTGCTGGGAGGCAGCCTCCACGACGCCTCCCACTTTGGCTGGGAGGTGGCCCAGCCCATCCGGCATGACTG GAGGAAAATGGCAGAAGCTGTTCAAAACTATGTGAAGTCCCTGAACTGGGGGCACCGGGTCCAGCTGCAGGACAG aaaagtcAAGTACTTTAACTTTAAGGCCAGCTTTGTCAATAAACACACGGTTTGCGGTGTCTCAAAAGGTGGGAAAGAG ACTCTGCTTTCAGCCGAGCACATCGTCATCGCTACCGGGGGCCGGCCGAGGTACCCCACGCAC ATTGAAGGTGCCTTGGAATACGGGATTACAAGTGACGACATCTTCTGGCTGAAGGAATCCCCAGGAAGAAC GTTGGTGGTCGGAGCCAGCT ACGTAGCCCTGGAGTGTGCCGGCTTCCTCACCGGGCTCGGCCTGGACGCCACCGTCATGATGCGCAGTGTCCCGCTCCGGGCTTTCGACCAG CAAATGGCTTCCTTGGTCACAAATCACATGGCATCTCATGGCACCCGGTTCCTGAGGGGCTGCATCCCCTTGAAAGTGGAGAGGCTCTCAGACGGCCAGCTCCAGGTCACCTGGGTGGACCTCGCCTCTGACAGGAAGGACACAGGCACCTTTGACACCGTCCTGTGGGCCGTAG GTCGAGTTCCGGAAACTGGAAGTCTGAATTTGGAGAAGGCTGGTGTCCGGACCAGCCCCGACACTCAGAAGATCCTGGTGGACGCCCAGGAAGCCACCTCCGTTCCCCACATCTACGCCATCGGAGACGTGGCAGAG GGGCGGCCTGAGCTGACGCCTACGGCTATCATGGCCGGGAGGCTCTTGGCGCGGCGGCTCTGTGGCCAGTCCTCAGACCTGATGGATTACGACAAT GTCCCCACGACGGTCTTCACCCCTCTGGAGTATGGCTGTGTGGGGCTGTCAGAGGAGGAGGCTGTGGCTCGCCATGGAGAGGACAGTGTGGAG GTGTATCACGCGTATTATAAACCACTAGAGTTCACGGTGCCAGAACGGGATGCGTCCCAGTGTTACATAAAG GTGGTGTGCCTGCGGGAGCCCCCACGGCTGGTGCTGGGCCTGCACTTTCTTGGCCCTAATGCGGGCGAAGTTACTCAAGGATTTGCTCTGGGGATCAA GTGTGGGGCTTCCTACGAGCAGGTGATGCGGACTGTGGGCATCCACCCCACTTGCGCTGAGGAGGTGGTCAAGCTGCGCATCTCCAAGCGCTCGGGCCTGGACCCTACCGTGACGGGTTGCTGA
- the TXNRD2 gene encoding thioredoxin reductase 2, mitochondrial isoform X1 yields MAHLLRSRVPTWPPPPRGPSGHTHQEHDTGQQCYDLLVIGGGSGGLACAKEAAQLGKKVAVVDYVEPSPRGTRWGLGGTCVNVGCIPKKLMHQAALLGGSLHDASHFGWEVAQPIRHDWRKMAEAVQNYVKSLNWGHRVQLQDRKVKYFNFKASFVNKHTVCGVSKGGKETLLSAEHIVIATGGRPRYPTHIEGALEYGITSDDIFWLKESPGRTLVVGASYVALECAGFLTGLGLDATVMMRSVPLRAFDQQMASLVTNHMASHGTRFLRGCIPLKVERLSDGQLQVTWVDLASDRKDTGTFDTVLWAVGRVPETGSLNLEKAGVRTSPDTQKILVDAQEATSVPHIYAIGDVAEGRPELTPTAIMAGRLLARRLCGQSSDLMDYDNVPTTVFTPLEYGCVGLSEEEAVARHGEDSVEVYHAYYKPLEFTVPERDASQCYIKVVCLREPPRLVLGLHFLGPNAGEVTQGFALGIKCGASYEQVMRTVGIHPTCAEEVVKLRISKRSGLDPTVTGC; encoded by the exons ATGGCTCACCTCTTGAGGTCGCGCGTGCCAACCTGGCCTCCTCCTCCCCGAGGCCCTAGCGGCCACACGCATCAGGAGCACGATACAG GACAGCAGTGCTATGACCTCCTGGTGATCGGCGGGGGATCTGGCGGCCTGGCCTGTGCCAAGGAAG CCGCTCAGCTGGGAAAGAAGGTGGCCGTGGTGGACTATGTGGAGCCTTCCCCCCGAG GTACCAGGTGGGGCCTCGGTGGCACCTGCGTGAATGTCGGCTGCATCCCCAAGAAGCTGATGCACCAGGCGGCGCTGCTGGGAGGCAGCCTCCACGACGCCTCCCACTTTGGCTGGGAGGTGGCCCAGCCCATCCGGCATGACTG GAGGAAAATGGCAGAAGCTGTTCAAAACTATGTGAAGTCCCTGAACTGGGGGCACCGGGTCCAGCTGCAGGACAG aaaagtcAAGTACTTTAACTTTAAGGCCAGCTTTGTCAATAAACACACGGTTTGCGGTGTCTCAAAAGGTGGGAAAGAG ACTCTGCTTTCAGCCGAGCACATCGTCATCGCTACCGGGGGCCGGCCGAGGTACCCCACGCAC ATTGAAGGTGCCTTGGAATACGGGATTACAAGTGACGACATCTTCTGGCTGAAGGAATCCCCAGGAAGAAC GTTGGTGGTCGGAGCCAGCT ACGTAGCCCTGGAGTGTGCCGGCTTCCTCACCGGGCTCGGCCTGGACGCCACCGTCATGATGCGCAGTGTCCCGCTCCGGGCTTTCGACCAG CAAATGGCTTCCTTGGTCACAAATCACATGGCATCTCATGGCACCCGGTTCCTGAGGGGCTGCATCCCCTTGAAAGTGGAGAGGCTCTCAGACGGCCAGCTCCAGGTCACCTGGGTGGACCTCGCCTCTGACAGGAAGGACACAGGCACCTTTGACACCGTCCTGTGGGCCGTAG GTCGAGTTCCGGAAACTGGAAGTCTGAATTTGGAGAAGGCTGGTGTCCGGACCAGCCCCGACACTCAGAAGATCCTGGTGGACGCCCAGGAAGCCACCTCCGTTCCCCACATCTACGCCATCGGAGACGTGGCAGAG GGGCGGCCTGAGCTGACGCCTACGGCTATCATGGCCGGGAGGCTCTTGGCGCGGCGGCTCTGTGGCCAGTCCTCAGACCTGATGGATTACGACAAT GTCCCCACGACGGTCTTCACCCCTCTGGAGTATGGCTGTGTGGGGCTGTCAGAGGAGGAGGCTGTGGCTCGCCATGGAGAGGACAGTGTGGAG GTGTATCACGCGTATTATAAACCACTAGAGTTCACGGTGCCAGAACGGGATGCGTCCCAGTGTTACATAAAG GTGGTGTGCCTGCGGGAGCCCCCACGGCTGGTGCTGGGCCTGCACTTTCTTGGCCCTAATGCGGGCGAAGTTACTCAAGGATTTGCTCTGGGGATCAA GTGTGGGGCTTCCTACGAGCAGGTGATGCGGACTGTGGGCATCCACCCCACTTGCGCTGAGGAGGTGGTCAAGCTGCGCATCTCCAAGCGCTCGGGCCTGGACCCTACCGTGACGGGTTGCTGA
- the TXNRD2 gene encoding thioredoxin reductase 2, mitochondrial isoform X4 — translation MHQAALLGGSLHDASHFGWEVAQPIRHDWRKMAEAVQNYVKSLNWGHRVQLQDRKVKYFNFKASFVNKHTVCGVSKGGKETLLSAEHIVIATGGRPRYPTHIEGALEYGITSDDIFWLKESPGRTLVVGASYVALECAGFLTGLGLDATVMMRSVPLRAFDQQMASLVTNHMASHGTRFLRGCIPLKVERLSDGQLQVTWVDLASDRKDTGTFDTVLWAVGRVPETGSLNLEKAGVRTSPDTQKILVDAQEATSVPHIYAIGDVAEGRPELTPTAIMAGRLLARRLCGQSSDLMDYDNVPTTVFTPLEYGCVGLSEEEAVARHGEDSVEVYHAYYKPLEFTVPERDASQCYIKVVCLREPPRLVLGLHFLGPNAGEVTQGFALGIKCGASYEQVMRTVGIHPTCAEEVVKLRISKRSGLDPTVTGC, via the exons ATGCACCAGGCGGCGCTGCTGGGAGGCAGCCTCCACGACGCCTCCCACTTTGGCTGGGAGGTGGCCCAGCCCATCCGGCATGACTG GAGGAAAATGGCAGAAGCTGTTCAAAACTATGTGAAGTCCCTGAACTGGGGGCACCGGGTCCAGCTGCAGGACAG aaaagtcAAGTACTTTAACTTTAAGGCCAGCTTTGTCAATAAACACACGGTTTGCGGTGTCTCAAAAGGTGGGAAAGAG ACTCTGCTTTCAGCCGAGCACATCGTCATCGCTACCGGGGGCCGGCCGAGGTACCCCACGCAC ATTGAAGGTGCCTTGGAATACGGGATTACAAGTGACGACATCTTCTGGCTGAAGGAATCCCCAGGAAGAAC GTTGGTGGTCGGAGCCAGCT ACGTAGCCCTGGAGTGTGCCGGCTTCCTCACCGGGCTCGGCCTGGACGCCACCGTCATGATGCGCAGTGTCCCGCTCCGGGCTTTCGACCAG CAAATGGCTTCCTTGGTCACAAATCACATGGCATCTCATGGCACCCGGTTCCTGAGGGGCTGCATCCCCTTGAAAGTGGAGAGGCTCTCAGACGGCCAGCTCCAGGTCACCTGGGTGGACCTCGCCTCTGACAGGAAGGACACAGGCACCTTTGACACCGTCCTGTGGGCCGTAG GTCGAGTTCCGGAAACTGGAAGTCTGAATTTGGAGAAGGCTGGTGTCCGGACCAGCCCCGACACTCAGAAGATCCTGGTGGACGCCCAGGAAGCCACCTCCGTTCCCCACATCTACGCCATCGGAGACGTGGCAGAG GGGCGGCCTGAGCTGACGCCTACGGCTATCATGGCCGGGAGGCTCTTGGCGCGGCGGCTCTGTGGCCAGTCCTCAGACCTGATGGATTACGACAAT GTCCCCACGACGGTCTTCACCCCTCTGGAGTATGGCTGTGTGGGGCTGTCAGAGGAGGAGGCTGTGGCTCGCCATGGAGAGGACAGTGTGGAG GTGTATCACGCGTATTATAAACCACTAGAGTTCACGGTGCCAGAACGGGATGCGTCCCAGTGTTACATAAAG GTGGTGTGCCTGCGGGAGCCCCCACGGCTGGTGCTGGGCCTGCACTTTCTTGGCCCTAATGCGGGCGAAGTTACTCAAGGATTTGCTCTGGGGATCAA GTGTGGGGCTTCCTACGAGCAGGTGATGCGGACTGTGGGCATCCACCCCACTTGCGCTGAGGAGGTGGTCAAGCTGCGCATCTCCAAGCGCTCGGGCCTGGACCCTACCGTGACGGGTTGCTGA
- the TXNRD2 gene encoding thioredoxin reductase 2, mitochondrial isoform X2: MAALRGPAGRFRWRVRAVPGGARGAAAGQQCYDLLVIGGGSGGLACAKEAAQLGKKVAVVDYVEPSPRGTRWGLGGTCVNVGCIPKKLMHQAALLGGSLHDASHFGWEVAQPIRHDWRKMAEAVQNYVKSLNWGHRVQLQDRKVKYFNFKASFVNKHTVCGVSKGGKETLLSAEHIVIATGGRPRYPTHIEGALEYGITSDDIFWLKESPGRTLVVGASYVALECAGFLTGLGLDATVMMRSVPLRAFDQQMASLVTNHMASHGTRFLRGCIPLKVERLSDGQLQVTWVDLASDRKDTGTFDTVLWAVGRVPETGSLNLEKAGVRTSPDTQKILVDAQEATSVPHIYAIGDVAEGRPELTPTAIMAGRLLARRLCGQSSDLMDYDNVPTTVFTPLEYGCVGLSEEEAVARHGEDSVEVYHAYYKPLEFTVPERDASQCYIKVVCLREPPRLVLGLHFLGPNAGEVTQGFALGIKCGASYEQVMRTVGIHPTCAEEVVKLRISKRSGLDPTVTGC; this comes from the exons atggCGGCGCTGCGAGGACCGGCCGGGCGCTTCCGGTGGCGCGTGCGGGCCGTgccgggcggggcgcggggcgcggcaG CAGGACAGCAGTGCTATGACCTCCTGGTGATCGGCGGGGGATCTGGCGGCCTGGCCTGTGCCAAGGAAG CCGCTCAGCTGGGAAAGAAGGTGGCCGTGGTGGACTATGTGGAGCCTTCCCCCCGAG GTACCAGGTGGGGCCTCGGTGGCACCTGCGTGAATGTCGGCTGCATCCCCAAGAAGCTGATGCACCAGGCGGCGCTGCTGGGAGGCAGCCTCCACGACGCCTCCCACTTTGGCTGGGAGGTGGCCCAGCCCATCCGGCATGACTG GAGGAAAATGGCAGAAGCTGTTCAAAACTATGTGAAGTCCCTGAACTGGGGGCACCGGGTCCAGCTGCAGGACAG aaaagtcAAGTACTTTAACTTTAAGGCCAGCTTTGTCAATAAACACACGGTTTGCGGTGTCTCAAAAGGTGGGAAAGAG ACTCTGCTTTCAGCCGAGCACATCGTCATCGCTACCGGGGGCCGGCCGAGGTACCCCACGCAC ATTGAAGGTGCCTTGGAATACGGGATTACAAGTGACGACATCTTCTGGCTGAAGGAATCCCCAGGAAGAAC GTTGGTGGTCGGAGCCAGCT ACGTAGCCCTGGAGTGTGCCGGCTTCCTCACCGGGCTCGGCCTGGACGCCACCGTCATGATGCGCAGTGTCCCGCTCCGGGCTTTCGACCAG CAAATGGCTTCCTTGGTCACAAATCACATGGCATCTCATGGCACCCGGTTCCTGAGGGGCTGCATCCCCTTGAAAGTGGAGAGGCTCTCAGACGGCCAGCTCCAGGTCACCTGGGTGGACCTCGCCTCTGACAGGAAGGACACAGGCACCTTTGACACCGTCCTGTGGGCCGTAG GTCGAGTTCCGGAAACTGGAAGTCTGAATTTGGAGAAGGCTGGTGTCCGGACCAGCCCCGACACTCAGAAGATCCTGGTGGACGCCCAGGAAGCCACCTCCGTTCCCCACATCTACGCCATCGGAGACGTGGCAGAG GGGCGGCCTGAGCTGACGCCTACGGCTATCATGGCCGGGAGGCTCTTGGCGCGGCGGCTCTGTGGCCAGTCCTCAGACCTGATGGATTACGACAAT GTCCCCACGACGGTCTTCACCCCTCTGGAGTATGGCTGTGTGGGGCTGTCAGAGGAGGAGGCTGTGGCTCGCCATGGAGAGGACAGTGTGGAG GTGTATCACGCGTATTATAAACCACTAGAGTTCACGGTGCCAGAACGGGATGCGTCCCAGTGTTACATAAAG GTGGTGTGCCTGCGGGAGCCCCCACGGCTGGTGCTGGGCCTGCACTTTCTTGGCCCTAATGCGGGCGAAGTTACTCAAGGATTTGCTCTGGGGATCAA GTGTGGGGCTTCCTACGAGCAGGTGATGCGGACTGTGGGCATCCACCCCACTTGCGCTGAGGAGGTGGTCAAGCTGCGCATCTCCAAGCGCTCGGGCCTGGACCCTACCGTGACGGGTTGCTGA